The Amblyomma americanum isolate KBUSLIRL-KWMA chromosome 5, ASM5285725v1, whole genome shotgun sequence genome window below encodes:
- the LOC144134495 gene encoding neprilysin-11-like, with the protein MTSRRTRAPTTTAATTPPDGGPIAAKIIRAALNWSYSPCDDFYNFVCSNFSGEFSATGKMIRDTEEAIRKMLDTMRIPATSQKPTEKAAALYQACVRLGTDPYGSQVDAVQSFLSQLGLDIANLTRDPNFDIFGRLVNLSFIYGFPTFVSFSASESLHGRVTIDILINREDEVWIKTQHKYNLFRLARFYMTYFNVYNSSLDSTPLVARIIQSELTGRWIRVITRATANKYRPKDPVLLRENSTSLVVLLLDPSQISLDDSRLLMSWSLVHQLLPLAYGKMMDSESSRKFPDHRDRVAHLCYQKVVGVMAMAVSQTYFSTHVPISALDAVNRLANSVHRTLKLKIVATEWVQDDLFCVMGEVVQRIWFLMGYPDGPDTASVIDQNFEFFPDVGANFTAAYLDARRAMTTGAFQRRFNVSFDPVNANAFYSLSERSILILAGMLLPPVFIHGAPAAVNYGGIGQVRSLFRLTS; encoded by the exons ATGACGTCGAGGAGAACGCGAGCACCGACAACTACCGCGGCCACGACCCCTCCAGACGGTGGCCCGATCGCTGCGAAGATAATCCGCGCAGCCCTCAACTGGAGCTATTCACCGTGCGATGACTTCTACAACTTTGTGTGCAGTAATTTCTCAGGGGAGTTTAGCGCCACCGGAAAG ATGATACGCGACACAGAAGAAGCCATCAGAAAAATGCTCGACACTATGCGCATCCCAGCGACATCTCAGAAGCCAACGGAAAAGGCGGCCGCCTTGTATCAGGCATGCGTCCGGCTCGGGACCGACCCGTACGGATCCCAG GTGGATGCTGTTCAGTCGTTCCTGTCCCAGCTGGGCCTCGACATCGCCAACCTCACTCGCGACCCGAATTTCGACATCTTCGGGCGGCTGGTTAACCTGTCTTTCATATACGGCTTCCCTACCTTCGTCTCGTTCAGCGCCTCCGAGAGTTTACATGGGCGCGTAACGATTGAC ATCTTGATAAACAGGGAGGACGAGGTCTGGATAAAGACCCAGCACAAGTACAACCTGTTTCGGCTGGCCCGATTTTACATGACCTACTTCAATGTTTACAACTCAAGCCTCGACTCTACGCCACTGGTTGCGCGCATCATCCAGTCGGAGCTGACCG GGCGTTGGATTCGTGTGATTACGAGGGCCACTGCCAACAAATACAGACCCAAAGACCCCGTTTTGCTGAGGGAGAACTCAACGTCTTTAGTGGTGCTCCTGCTAGACCCCAGCCAGATATCACTCGACGACTCCCGGCTGCTGATGTCCTGGAGCCTGGTTCACCAGCTTCTTCCGCTAGCATACGGCAAGATGATGGACTCGGAGTCGTCGAGAAAATTCCCCGACCACCGAGACCGCGTTGCACATCTATGCTACCAAAAAGTCGTCGGCGTGATGGCGATGGCTGTTTCCCAGACCTACTTCAGCACCC ATGTCCCCATCTCCGCTCTGGACGCCGTCAATCGGCTGGCTAATAGTGTACATCGAACGCTAAAGTTGAAGATCGTGGCGACTGAGTGGGTCCAGGACGACTTATTCTGCGTGATGGGGGAAGTTGTCCAGCGTATATGGTTCCTGATGGGCTACCCGGACGGGCCCGACACAGCGTCCGTGATTGATCAGAACTTCG AATTCTTCCCAGACGTTGGCGCAAACTTCACTGCTGCCTACCTGGACGCGCGCCGTGCGATGACAACGGGCGCCTTCCAGCGCCGGTTCAACGTGAGCTTCGACCCAGTTAATGCCAACGCCTTCTACTCTCTAAGCGAAAGAAGCATCCTCATTTTGGCCGGCATGCTACTACCACCAGTCTTCATCCACGGTGCCCCAGCCGCAGTTAACTACGGAGGCATTGGGCAGGTACGTTCGCTGTTTAGGCTGACGTCATAA